The sequence below is a genomic window from Deltaproteobacteria bacterium HGW-Deltaproteobacteria-6.
CGCGCGCTTCATCGCATAGATCCGGATGGCTCTCCCTAAAGCAGGCCCCTGCCCCGTGGACCACGTCATCATGCGGCCGAGCATTCCTTTAAACCCGCCTGCGAAGATTTGATCCTCAAGCGACAGGAAAGGTTCGTACGATCCCGGATCGCCCTGCCGGGCGCAGCGCCCCGCCAGCTGCCGGTCGATACGGCTCGACTCATGAAGTTCCGTCATGATGACATGCAGGCCGCCTCGTTCGGCTATTTCCCGGGAAAGCTTGATGTCCGTTCCGCGGCCCGCCATGTTGGTCGCGATCGTGATGCGGCCGGCCTCTCCGGCGCGGGCAATGATGAGCGCCTCTTCCTGATCCTGCTTGGCATTGAGAACCTGGTGGGGAATTCCGGCCGCGGTGAGCAGTCCGCTCAAATGCTCGGAGGCCAGAACCGTTCTTGTCCCGATGAGAACGGGCAGACCGTTGTCATGAATTTCCTTTATCCTCCTGATAACCTGCTGCCACTTCTCATCGGTCGACGAATAAACCCGCTCGGGATGGCACACCCGGCGCACCGGCTTGTTCGTCGGAATTCTGACAAACGGCAGGCCGTAAACGGACCACAGTTCCCGTCTTATTTCCCGGGCTGTCCCCGTCATGCCGGAAATCATGAGGTACTTGCGGAAGAACCGCTGATAGCTGATGCGGGCCATCGTTTCTCTTTGCCCCGTCATTTCCAGCCCCTCTTTCACTTCCATCAACTGGTGCAGGCCGCCCTCCCAGGAACGGTCCGGCATGACCCGTCCGGTAAACTCATCAATGATCTGCACCTTCCCGTCACGGACCAGGTATTGTTCATCCCGATGAAACAGGTGAAGCGCCGTCAGAGCCTTTCTCGTCAACTCCTCTCGCCGGACGGAACTCTTCCATAACGGGCCCAGGGATTTGGTGGTTTTCCGGATCTTTTCTCTGCCGCGATCGGTAATAACGACAATCCTGAGCCCGTCATCGGTTTCATATTTAATCTGGAAATCCTCGCTTTCGCTCATGCCGTCGGCCACCACCAGGGCCTGCCGGATCGCGGTATTCTCTTCTTCCGACTTTTCCGTTTTAGAAATAATCAGCGGTGTCCTAGCCTCATCAACCAGGACGCTGTCCGCCTCGTCCACGATGGCAAAATGAAGCCCCCGGAGAAGAAGCCTGTTCCATTTTCCCTGCCGGTCGTAGAGATGCTCGGCATGCAGGCGGACCGCATCCGTACGGTTTCCGAGAGCGATCCTGTCTCTCAGATAATCAAAGACCAGTTCCTTATTGGTGCAGTAAGTAATGTCGCATCCGTATGCCGCGCGCCGCTGGCCTGCCGTTTTTTCGTGAACAATGCAACCCACCGAAAGGCCCAGGAAACGATACAGTTCCCCCATGTTTTCCGCGTCCCGCGACGTGAGGTAGTCATTGACCGTAATTACATGAACAGGCACTCCGGCCAGAGCGGCCGTGGCCGCCGGCAGCGTCGC
It includes:
- a CDS encoding prepilin peptidase; this encodes MGRNFDNRQTADYFSRPERGDVRRTALDRLAWNLSGYIIGPSRVQASGLAGIPAAVEKYEHGLKEKGDGALREIAGSLRYKLRRQGFDKDTVAEAFALIREAAGRVLGMRHFDCQFIAGYALLKGFLAEMDTGEGKTLVATLPAATAALAGVPVHVITVNDYLTSRDAENMGELYRFLGLSVGCIVHEKTAGQRRAAYGCDITYCTNKELVFDYLRDRIALGNRTDAVRLHAEHLYDRQGKWNRLLLRGLHFAIVDEADSVLVDEARTPLIISKTEKSEEENTAIRQALVVADGMSESEDFQIKYETDDGLRIVVITDRGREKIRKTTKSLGPLWKSSVRREELTRKALTALHLFHRDEQYLVRDGKVQIIDEFTGRVMPDRSWEGGLHQLMEVKEGLEMTGQRETMARISYQRFFRKYLMISGMTGTAREIRRELWSVYGLPFVRIPTNKPVRRVCHPERVYSSTDEKWQQVIRRIKEIHDNGLPVLIGTRTVLASEHLSGLLTAAGIPHQVLNAKQDQEEALIIARAGEAGRITIATNMAGRGTDIKLSREIAERGGLHVIMTELHESSRIDRQLAGRCARQGDPGSYEPFLSLEDQIFAGGFKGMLGRMMTWSTGQGPALGRAIRIYAMKRAQKKVEKAHAGVRKRLIRYDEEQGDTLAFSGRGE